The nucleotide sequence AGCCGACGATCGTCTCGCCGCCCGGCGCGACGCGGTGCCTGAGCGCGACGGCGTCCTCCATGGCGCGGTTGCGGGGGTGGTAGCGGTCGAGGTCGACGCCTCGGCCCCAGCGGGCGACGCGCTCGACGCCCGCCGCGGCGAGGTCGGCGGCCGCGGCGCTCGAGGGCGCGAGGGTCAGGTCCGCGCCCTGGTGGATCCACCGCACGAGCCGCCACACGTACGGCGCGGTGGCCGCCAGCCGGTTCCGGCGCGCGTAGCCCGCCACGTCGGTCTGGAAGATGGCGACGGAGGGGGTGTCGATGCGCGTCGCGGCCGCGATGGCCTGCGCGCCCAGGAAGAGGGGCGATGCGGCGTGCAGCACGTCCGGCGCGAAGTCGGTCAGGAGGCGCAGCACCTGGGGGCTGGGGATGCCGACCGGGAACTGCCGGTAGGCGATGGCGGGCACGCCGTGGACGGGGAAGCCCGCGAACTCGGATGGGGCGCCGGCGTCCGGGGCGATCACGATGGCCTGGTGCCCGCGGTCCCGCAGGTGCTCGAGCACCCGGCAGACGCTCGTGGTGACGCCGTTGACGGTGGGGAGGAAGCTCTCGCTGACGACGGCTACGCGCATGCCTCCGACGCTAGGCACCGGTGCCGACCGCGCCGCCGTCCTGTCGTGAACGCCCCGTTGCCGTCGCGTGAACTCGGCGCATCCGGCTGTTTCCCAGGCTGCCGATAGTGTGGGCGCATGACCGAGCAGACGAGCGCGATCTCCCGTTTCTACAGCGTGATCCCCGCGGGAGGCGTGGGCTCCCGCCTCTGGCCGCTGTCCCGCGCGGACGCCCCGAAGTTCCTCCACGACCTCACGGGCTCCGGCCGGACGCTGCTGCGCGACACGTGGGAGCGGCTCGCGCCGCTCTCCGGCGAGGACCGGATCATGGTGGTCACCGGTCGCGCCCACCGCGCCGCCGTCGAGGCCCAGCTGCCCGAGCTCACCGACCCGAACGTCGTCCTCGAGAGCGAGGGGCGCGACAGCACCGCCGCGATCGCGCTCGCGGCGGCGATCCTCCAGCGCCGCGAGCCGGGCGTCATCATCGGCTCGTTCGCGGCCGACCACGTCATCGCCGACCCGGACCGCTTCCGCGACACCGTGCGTGAGGCCGTCATCGCCGCCGACGCGGGCTACATCACGACCATCGGCATCACGCCCACGGAGCCCGCGACCGGTTTCGGCTACATCCATACGGGCAAGGCGCTCAGCATCCCCGACGCCCCGCACGCCCTCGAGGTGGCGTCGTTCGTGGAGAAGCCGAGCATCGGCGTGGCCCGCGGATACGTGAAGGGCGGCACCCACCTCTGGAACGCGGGCATGTTCATCGCGCGCGCCGACCGCCTGCTCGAGGAGCTCGGCCGCACCGAGCCCGAGCTGCTGAAGGGCGTGCTCGAGCTAGCCGAGGCGTGGGACACCGCCGACCGCGGCCTCGTCGTCGACCGCGTGTGGCCGAACCTCAAGAAGATCGCGATCGACTACGCCGTCGCCGAGCCCGCCGCGGCCCGGGGCGCGCTCGCCGTGATCCCCGGTCGCTTCACCTGGGACGACGTGGGCGACTTCGCCTCAGTGGCCAAGATGCACTCGAGCGGTCGCAAGTCCGACCTCGTGATCCTCGGCGAGGACGCGCGCGTCCTGTCGGACGCGTCGAGCGGCATCGTGGTGGCCAACAGCAAGCGCGTGATCAGCCTCATCGGCGTGCGCGACATCGTCGTGGTCGACACCCCCGACGCCCTGCTCGTGACCACCAAGGAGAACGCGCAGCGCGTCAAGAGCGTGGTGGACGCGCTCAAGCTCAGCGGCGGGACGGACGTCCTGTAACGAAGGGGTAACGAACCCTCCGGGCGCTCCCCGCGGCCGGAAGGGGCCGCGAGCGCCGCCGTTAGATTCCGGGGATGCCCCGCACCCGCCGCGCCGTCCGCGCCGCCATCCTGCCCATCGCACTCCTCTCCGCCGCGGCCCTCGCCGGCTGCGGCGCGGCTCCCGAGCCCGGCGCCTCGTCGGCCGCCGCGAGCGACTACTGCGCCCGCATGGTGACCAACTCCGGCGGCCTGCAGGACCGCTCCTTCAACCAGTCGAGCTGGGAAGGGCTCCAGCGCGCCGAGCAGGAGCTGGGGATCCAGGCCGACGTGCTCGTCTCGACGTCGGAGACCGACCTCGCCCCAAACGTCGAGCAGGCGGTGGGCACGGGCTGCGGCTTCATCCTCACCGTGGGCTACGAGCTGGCGGAGGCCACGTCGGCCGCCGCGGCGGAGAACCCGGACGTGCACTTCTCGATCGTCGACGAGGTCGTCGACGCCCCGAACGTCAAGCCGCTCGTGTTCGACACGGCCCAGGCGTCCTACCTCGCGGGCTACCTCGCGGCGGGCGTGAGCCAGACGGGCAAGGTCGGCACCTTCGGCGGCGGCAACCAGCCCCCCGTCACCCTCTTCATGGACGGCTTCGTCGACGGCGTCGCGGCGTACAACCAGGCGCACGGCACGAGCGTCCAGGCGCTCGGCTGGGACGCGGCGGCGCAGGACGGCACGTTCACCGGCGACTTCGAGGACGTGTCGAAGGGCCAGACCACGACGCAGAACCTGCTCGACCAGGGCGCCGACGTGATCATGCCGGTGGCCGGCCAGGTGGGGGAGGGCGCGGCGTCCGCGATCCTCGCCCACGGCAGCGGCAAGCTCATCTGGGTCGACAACGACGGCTACGACACCCTGCCCGCCGAGTACCGCCCGCTCCTGCTCACGAGCGTGCTCAAGGACACCGGGCAGGCCGTCGTCGACATCGTGGCCGACGACCAGAAGGGCACCTTCACCTCGGAGCCGTACGTGGGCACGCTCGCGAACGGCGGCGTGGGCCTCGCCGAGTACCACGACCTCGCCGCCTCGGTGTCGCCCGAGCTGCAGTCCGAGCTCGACGCGCTGAAGGCCCGCATCGTCTCCGGCGACGTGCAGGTGAAGTCGGTCTCGACGCCGTAGCAGAGCCCGTGTTGCCGCGGTGTTTCGGGGCCGTCGCGGATCGGTAACGCTTGCGCTCGCGGGCCCGATCCGGGCACGGGATGCATTCCCGTGCATGGGTAACATGAACGCACATCGCCCGGCTGACCCGGGCTGCACCTGGAGGCCACAGTGACCATCACCACCCGAAAGGCCGCCCTGGGCGGTCTCGCCGCCGTCGGCATCACCGCGATCCTCGCGGGCTGCGGCGCCGCCCCCGAGTCGACCGCGGGAGGCACCGGCGGCGCCGCGAAGAGCGACCTTCTCACCTGCATGGTCTCCGACTCGGGCGGCTTCGACGACAAGTCGTTCAACCAGCTCGGCTACGAGGGGCTCACCAAGGCCGTCGATGACCTCGGCCTGACGGCTCCGAAGACGGTCGAGTCGGCCGCGGAGACCGACTTCGCTCCGAACCTCACCAACCTGGCCGACCAGGGCTGCGGCCTCATCGTCACGGTCGGCTTCCTGCTCAAGGAGGCGACCGAGGAGGCCGCCAAGGCCAACCCCGACA is from Clavibacter sp. A6099 and encodes:
- a CDS encoding glycosyltransferase family 4 protein, coding for MRVAVVSESFLPTVNGVTTSVCRVLEHLRDRGHQAIVIAPDAGAPSEFAGFPVHGVPAIAYRQFPVGIPSPQVLRLLTDFAPDVLHAASPLFLGAQAIAAATRIDTPSVAIFQTDVAGYARRNRLAATAPYVWRLVRWIHQGADLTLAPSSAAAADLAAAGVERVARWGRGVDLDRYHPRNRAMEDAVALRHRVAPGGETIVGYVGRIAPEKQLERLQALRGIRGVRFLIAGDGPSQASARRALAGMPVTWLGRVGGRELAAAYAAMDVFVHTGTEETFGQTVQEAHASGLPVVAPHAGGPIDLVDHGTDGFLFDPASPRDAHLRRLVDELVASEPMRLRMGEAGRRAVLGRSWTTIGDELIGHYGRAVSARRSALHAADVAGAGPVPLLA
- a CDS encoding mannose-1-phosphate guanylyltransferase, with the protein product MTEQTSAISRFYSVIPAGGVGSRLWPLSRADAPKFLHDLTGSGRTLLRDTWERLAPLSGEDRIMVVTGRAHRAAVEAQLPELTDPNVVLESEGRDSTAAIALAAAILQRREPGVIIGSFAADHVIADPDRFRDTVREAVIAADAGYITTIGITPTEPATGFGYIHTGKALSIPDAPHALEVASFVEKPSIGVARGYVKGGTHLWNAGMFIARADRLLEELGRTEPELLKGVLELAEAWDTADRGLVVDRVWPNLKKIAIDYAVAEPAAARGALAVIPGRFTWDDVGDFASVAKMHSSGRKSDLVILGEDARVLSDASSGIVVANSKRVISLIGVRDIVVVDTPDALLVTTKENAQRVKSVVDALKLSGGTDVL
- a CDS encoding BMP family lipoprotein produces the protein MPRTRRAVRAAILPIALLSAAALAGCGAAPEPGASSAAASDYCARMVTNSGGLQDRSFNQSSWEGLQRAEQELGIQADVLVSTSETDLAPNVEQAVGTGCGFILTVGYELAEATSAAAAENPDVHFSIVDEVVDAPNVKPLVFDTAQASYLAGYLAAGVSQTGKVGTFGGGNQPPVTLFMDGFVDGVAAYNQAHGTSVQALGWDAAAQDGTFTGDFEDVSKGQTTTQNLLDQGADVIMPVAGQVGEGAASAILAHGSGKLIWVDNDGYDTLPAEYRPLLLTSVLKDTGQAVVDIVADDQKGTFTSEPYVGTLANGGVGLAEYHDLAASVSPELQSELDALKARIVSGDVQVKSVSTP